The Syntrophales bacterium genomic sequence AGTATCTTGACCAGAATAATTTACGACTTCGTCTGGTTGAGTACTCATCAAAGATGCCGGCGCATTGGTGTGAAAAGGGACACTATGGCTATCTTATTGAAGGCCAAATGGAAATCGAATATGAAAATTCAAAAATAATTTATAAACCAGGTGACGGTATCTTCATTCCAGAGGGCCCTGATCATAAGCATCGCGGCAGACAACTTTCAGACAAAGTCTTGGTTTTCTTTATTGAAAAAGTCTAATCGGGTAGCCGGGGGTTTTTCTCCCCCAGCCCCCACACCACCCGGCATGCGGGTCCGCACCGGGCGGTTCACAGAGATTACCGGGCCGTAGCCGGGTAGTGAATGTGAACCCACAGCTCTTTGACAGATAGAAGCCCTTGATCCTTGAGCCAATCGTTGGTCATACCCGTTTGCGTTGCCAGCGTCCGGGATAGTCGCCACTGCCCTTTGCGGCTGATCGCCACAGAGATGGCCGCATAAAGCGACGTTCCCAGCTTGCGAAGCTCCCGCACTTTGGTTCTTGCCCTGCGCCACTGTTTGAAGTAGCACATCCGCAAGCGCCGTCTCAGCCACTGGTCTATTTCGGGGATCGGCCT encodes the following:
- a CDS encoding cupin domain-containing protein, with amino-acid sequence MIQYRVEFDKLEWVSPMEGVRHKYLDQNNLRLRLVEYSSKMPAHWCEKGHYGYLIEGQMEIEYENSKIIYKPGDGIFIPEGPDHKHRGRQLSDKVLVFFIEKV